Below is a window of Humulus lupulus chromosome 2, drHumLupu1.1, whole genome shotgun sequence DNA.
TCAAACTCTTCCTATTTTCCCATGGAACGCCAGCATTATCTCCGCCACCACGTCCACCCCCAGAACCAGAACCATAGCCGCTTCCAAATCCAAAGCCACTACTTTCGCCTCCACTACTACCACCTTcgcctccacctcctcctccgCCGCCGCCGCTGCCAGTTCCACAGCCACTGCCAGAGCCAAAGCCAGATCCACCGTCAGGTCCACTACTGCTTtcaccaccacctccaccaccaccacTGCCTCCGCTGCCAGACCCTTCGCCAGAACCATAACCATAGCCA
It encodes the following:
- the LOC133815680 gene encoding putative glycine-rich cell wall structural protein 1; this translates as MAYYTILVSSTFLLLISFAFCVRSQVPQPIPSPTQDAPPAGGGGGGGGGGNSTGAGSSGYGYGSGEGSGSGGSGGGGGGGESSSGPDGGSGFGSGSGCGTGSGGGGGGGGGEGGSSGGESSGFGFGSGYGSGSGGGRGGGDNAGVPWENRKSLTVHH